The region GTCGGTGCTCTGCCTCCCTTTGGCAACCTCTATCAAATGCCGGTCTATATCGACACCGAACTCGCTCACCAGAAAGAAATCGTCTTTAGTGCCGGTAGCTACCGTGAACTGTTTAGCCTGCCCATAAAAGACTACCTAAAACTGGTTCAGCCCAAACAGTTTGCCGACTAGCCCAGGCGTGTGCCGCACCCAACAAAAAGCCGAGCATCAGCTCGGCTTTTTTAATCTTTAACTTACAGCGTAAAGCGTACCGCTTACAGCTTTGCTCAAGTTTAGTGGTGATGGCCACCTTCGCCGTGGGCGTGACCGTGGGCAATTTCTTCTTCGGTTGCGGCACGTACGCTGACTACTTCTAGATCAAAAATCAGGGTTAAGCCGGCTAATGGATGGTTCATGTCTACGTCTGCCATAAACTTACCTACTTTAGCTACTGTGACCTGACGCTCTCCTTGTTCAGTATGAACCGTGGCCATCATGCCCGCTTTCCAATTTTTGGCACCGTATAAATGCTTAACCGGTACGCGCTGGATTAGGTCGTCTTTACGCTCGCCGTAGGCATCTTCTGGTGCCAAGGTGATGCTAAAGCTGTCGCCTTCGTTCTTACCCGTTAACGCTGCTTCTATGCCTTCCAACATACCTTTATGACCATGCAAATAGGCCAGCGGCGTGTTGCCGACGTTGGTGTCCAACGTATCACCTTCTTCGCTTTTTAAGGTGTAGTTAAACTGTACGACTGTGTTGTCTGCAACTTGCATCGGAGATCTCATTAGTTAGGTAATAAATTTAGGCCGAAATAGTAACAGATGGCAAAGCACGATTCACGACCAAGGCGTTGCCGTGATGAGTAATGTGTAAAAAGTGCAGCGGACAAACCAAAGAAAGATACGAGTGCGAGGCTCATTAAGTTTTGCTGCGCAAAACCGGCCGACAGAAGTGGCCTCAACAAAAGATGATGCTGCGCACACCAAATTGAGCACTTTCTGCCTTTAAGATACACTGCTTGTCACAATGGTTAGTTAAGAAGCTGGGTCGTATGTCAAATTCGCAGGACAATGTCCGTATTATCAAGAAATATCCTAATCGTCGCCTGTATGACAGCTACACCAGTAGTCATGTCACTTTGGTGGACATTCGCCGACTCGTGCAAGAGCAAGAACCTTTTCAAGTGGTGGACGCCAAAAGCGGTGAGGACATTACCCGCAGTATTTTGCTGCAGATCATTCAAGAAGCCGAGAGTGATGGCAATCCGATTTTTTCTAGCACCATGCTAAAAAACATCATCTGCTTTTATGGCCCTTTTCAAGGTGTGCTGGGCAGCTACTTGGACGAAAGCATTCAGTCAGTGATCGACATTCAATCACAAACCGGCTCTCAGTCTTCACAAGCCTGGACCGAATTTATGCAAGGCCAAGCGCCCATCATGCAAGATATGATGCGCCAATACGTTGAGCAGTCGCGCGACTTATATATGAACACCCAAAACATGTTTGGTCTGTTTGGCGGCTTTGCGGGCAGTAATGACGCCAGTAAGAAGTCTGACTCTAGCTCAGATACGGCTTCTGCTTCTAAACCAGAAAATTCAGATCCAAAAAAAGGCGATAAGGAGTAATCCTTATCGCCTAAGCAGTTACCGCTATTACTGAAGATTAATAGCGGAGATTATTAGTTACTTTGTAGTGGCGTTACGTGCGCCTTTAGTTTGCTGCTCTGCTGCTGCTTTAGCAGTAGCAAGATTCTTTTCAGTAGCTTGAGCTACTTCACGAGCGGCTTTCTCAGACTGCTCAGTTGCCTGCTTTACTGCGTTTTCAGCAATAGTAGCGGCTTCTTTAGATGCAGTTTGTGCTTGGCCAAATACTTGGTTGGCGTTAGCTACGGCTGATTTTAACGCCGTTACTGCTTGCTCGCTGCCTGCTGGTGCTTGACCGACCAACTTCTCAACTGCTTCATTGATCTGCTCATTACCTTTAGCAACTTGCTGGTCAGCAAACTGGCTTACTTGCTGCTGGCTGTCAGTTAATACTGCCAACACTTCGCGGTTGAAGTTCAGTTGCTGGTCTAAAACAGCAGTAGGGCTCAGGAATTCGTTTTGCAGTTCAGCAAAATCTTTGATGTCGCGTACTGCGAACAATTTGTTAGCAAACGCAAATTGGCTGCTTACTAACTGAGTGAATGCATCTTGCTGCAGCTTGCCCAGTTTAGTGGCGTTAGCAATTAAGTGGTTGGTTAAGTTCTGTGCTACTTGCAAATTTTCTTGTGAGGTGGCTTGCAGCTGTTCAGTGTTGAATAAAGACATTGGGTATCTCCTAAAGAATTGGGGGGCTTAATTGCCTGATACGCCTGTAAGAAAACTTCATCACTTACTTTCTTAGCTTAAGGCGTGGAGTTATTGTGCACCGCACAAAAAGGATTGGCAAGTATTCTTTTGTGCGCTGCACAAAAAAGGTGTGCCCGACTATCAACCGTAAGCGTTGAACCCCCGCAGACTCTTAACTTACTACTGTTAAGTTCCGCCTTTATGTCGGCGCCCTACTCTATGTATCTATGTAAAGAGTATTGGGTAAAGAGTATTAGGCGCGGTTTCGCCTACGACAAAATGCGAGAGCAAGCGTTCGCCTACACAAAAGCGAGTGAAGGGTGAGGTGTAAAGTGTGGAGGGAACAAACATAGGCCAAAGTAAACTCCTGATGTATCTCAAAGAAACAACAAGGTGCGATGTTCTGATTTCTCGCCCGCTTCACTCTTCCCGCTTTACCCTTCACGGTGTCAAAGCCGCCTACCTTCCTGCTACGCAAGGCTCGCAGCTTAAGCGCGAGACAATATAAGCGTCTATTCTGATCGCTGACGGCTGAAAACTAGCAGCAGTCCAAAGAACCAAGGTTAGCAGTAAGTAGATAAAGCGCTAACGAACTATAAAATTTAATGAGTAAATTGTTCACACAGTTGTAATCAAAAACAGTAGAGAATGTTTATTTCGTCATATTATTGCTATGATATGTGACGTAGGTTTTGTTTACCCTCTGTTTAAGTGCTCAATTTGTGATCCTCCTCAGCGCTATCGGCACTAGCTGGTAACGTAAAAGTGCGACCTTATTGATGTAAGACAGACCGAGTCACAAGACGCTGCTATAGAATCAACAGAATGGTCATGCAAACTGTGCTGATTTACCCCTTGGACGTTTTAGCAATTCCACATGGTAAAAATGATTTCCATAAATTAGTTGATCGTCACAGTATTTTTTGTATGATCACGATATGAGTTACTGAGCTATCAACCGTTCTCACCAGACGGAGCCAGTAATCATTACCCTTGGATAAACAACAATGGTGCCGAGAGCACCTCAGATGAATGGATACCGATTATGGCTAAAATGAAAGCAATCGAGGCAGTTGCCAAAATCCTTGAGCTTGAAGGTGTAACTAAAGCCTTTGGCGTTCCCGGCGCCGCAATTAAC is a window of Oceanisphaera sp. IT1-181 DNA encoding:
- the phaR gene encoding polyhydroxyalkanoate synthesis repressor PhaR, yielding MSNSQDNVRIIKKYPNRRLYDSYTSSHVTLVDIRRLVQEQEPFQVVDAKSGEDITRSILLQIIQEAESDGNPIFSSTMLKNIICFYGPFQGVLGSYLDESIQSVIDIQSQTGSQSSQAWTEFMQGQAPIMQDMMRQYVEQSRDLYMNTQNMFGLFGGFAGSNDASKKSDSSSDTASASKPENSDPKKGDKE
- the phaP gene encoding TIGR01841 family phasin (Members of this family are phasins (small proteins associated with inclusions such as PHA granules). Note that several different families of phasins have been named PhaP despite very little sequence similarity to each other.), with translation MSLFNTEQLQATSQENLQVAQNLTNHLIANATKLGKLQQDAFTQLVSSQFAFANKLFAVRDIKDFAELQNEFLSPTAVLDQQLNFNREVLAVLTDSQQQVSQFADQQVAKGNEQINEAVEKLVGQAPAGSEQAVTALKSAVANANQVFGQAQTASKEAATIAENAVKQATEQSEKAAREVAQATEKNLATAKAAAEQQTKGARNATTK
- a CDS encoding peptidylprolyl isomerase, producing the protein MQVADNTVVQFNYTLKSEEGDTLDTNVGNTPLAYLHGHKGMLEGIEAALTGKNEGDSFSITLAPEDAYGERKDDLIQRVPVKHLYGAKNWKAGMMATVHTEQGERQVTVAKVGKFMADVDMNHPLAGLTLIFDLEVVSVRAATEEEIAHGHAHGEGGHHH